A genomic stretch from Mesotoga sp. Brook.08.105.5.1 includes:
- a CDS encoding peroxiredoxin: MNSGGANVAEIELNKAVPDFSLPDQTGTEVSLSDFLGKRVVLYFYPKDNTSGCTLEAENFRDLADQFASNNAVVIGISRDSQKSHQGFALKLDLNFSILSDKNEEIHKLFDVIKPKKMYGKEYLGTERSTFIIDEEGVLIREYRGVKAKGHAQEVLNFISKLK, from the coding sequence ATGAATTCCGGAGGTGCTAATGTGGCAGAAATCGAGTTGAACAAAGCTGTTCCCGATTTTTCTTTGCCCGATCAGACCGGAACTGAAGTGTCATTGTCGGATTTTTTGGGCAAGAGAGTCGTTCTATACTTCTACCCAAAAGACAATACTTCGGGTTGTACTCTTGAGGCGGAAAACTTCAGAGATCTAGCGGATCAATTTGCCAGTAACAATGCGGTTGTAATAGGAATCAGTAGGGACAGTCAAAAGTCTCATCAAGGCTTCGCACTCAAACTTGATCTAAACTTCTCCATTCTAAGCGATAAGAATGAAGAGATACACAAGCTGTTTGACGTGATTAAGCCGAAGAAGATGTACGGTAAGGAGTATCTGGGAACTGAGAGATCGACGTTCATTATTGACGAAGAAGGGGTTCTCATTAGGGAGTATAGAGGCGTTAAAGCAAAGGGTCACGCACAAGAAGTCCTGAATTTCATAAGCAAGTTGAAGTAG